CAACAATGTAACAATACGTGCAGACACTGAAGAATAAGTACTCATACCACTTTATTGAAAAGTCTGGGACGTTGAAGAGTgtcttttaagaattaaatacatGGAAATAAATGGATGGCAAATAGTACAATATTATGTTTGCTTGTACTGTGCTAATGTTGAAACAGATTCGTGGGACTACATTTTACAGTAGGGGTTAACTATATGTATAGCATCTAAGCTGTTACGGTACAGTAGtttaatctgtaatattttaaaaattgatttgaataattataaaaaattaaaagtaataagttaataaataaaaaagattttcaaacaaTACGTAgtcattatttattaacaaaaacaacttCAAAGTACAGTACATTTATGCTATCTGTAATATTATAGTGTAGAGTTAATTAAATGTCGTGtacttaattgaaaataaagttattaacgctttcaacaaaaatgtaaatgttaccAAGTATATTACTTATTACTCTTATTTTCAGTGttagattacttttaaaatgtttcaatggGTAGGATAATTGATTTAAACTCTCGTTCTGAATATTGGAATAGTAATCAGCTTCCAACTTTATGTATATTTGGACGTAGATCGGTTTGGACTGATTGTGATTTTTAAACCAGTGAGAGGCACGGTGATATCTGCGGGTGTATGAGGTACAGGCAGAGAGATTCCATGTGGTCCTCGGCCTGACGATGCGCAGTAGCCTACTTGTCATGTGGAGTGGAGGGGGATTAGTCTGTGAGCCGCTTCCCCCTCCTTGCGGTTCCCCTCTCGCACATCTAGGAGATCATTTGGAATCTCTCAGTCTGTACGCGCAGAGATTACGCTAGTGATGGATATTTAAAGAGCGTCCGTCCATTTTGTAATTCGAATAGTTcaatagaatattaatttattaaaatagtttgaaatgtTTGAGCCACTCAGTGCGTCCCTAACTACTATAGTATTAACAAATAGGGATTGCGACAATAGAGCAATGTAACTACAGATTGCTACCATTGGGGTGTTTTTTGCCGATgggctatttgaatttttatgtttgttatgaATTAGTTTACCACCTCGAATTGCTAATACAACTTTGGCTTAGTATTAACCCATCTTCTTTGATTAAAACTTAACGTTGACAGGTTTTCGTGAACCGGTCCGTAACAAGTCCTTAAGACATAAATTAGGCCTATAGTATCAGCAAATAAAGATTGCAGCTGAATGGACAGGTAGTCCTCTCATACGTACGTACCCCACAAACTCACCATTTTGTGTGtattattccttttttataatttttctcccTATGTCGTTTACAATCTATAGTATATATTGATCACtttatgataaaattacaaaaatgtgtgATTGATTGGAGAAGTGCACTAGGTAACAAATAGGGCGGAAATACTAATTCACAGCACTTGTGTATGTGGGTCTAGAACTCTATGTGGAGTACGTACGTATGAGGGGACTACCTGTCCATTCAGCTGCAATctctatttgctaatactataggcctaatttatgttttaaggacTTGTTACGGACCGGTTCACGGAAACCTGTCAACGTTAAGTGTTTATCAAAGAAGATGGGTTAATACTAAGCCAAATATtagcaaagttttattagcaattCGAGGTGGTAAACCAATtcataacaaacataaaaattcaaatagtcCATCGGCAATAAAAACACCCCAAAGAGAGAACTCGGTTGGGCGTATAAAACTCAacgctgttttaattttaaatctgtgtcgATCAGCTATTGTAGTTCCACAGCACAGCAAGTATTTTAGTCCAGGAGCCTAGAGCATTAGCATGGGGTTTCTTGACCCCGATAGAGCGTTATGAAAGTTATTGATCGTTAGCCACACGAACTGATATTAAATTTTGCTGGAGGTCGAATGGAAGGGCATCGACACTGGTCGCTTTGTATATTATGGTCGCTTTAATTATATCACACTGAGAGAACTATAACCTGTGAAAACAAGGTCTACACTTACCAGCAATGATGATTGGGATGATCATCCAAAAAGACCACAGGATGATGACGGCAATGTCAAAGATTACTCCCACCACGGAAGTAACGAAGAATGCAAATGACCACAACATTAGAAGCCCTGGTATCTCCTGAAATCCAAGAATTGTGTAACCAAACAGAGTTCTATGAGCGTATTAATGAGTTCACTTTATATGCCAACATCTTGTGTGTTCAAATTTAGTTTGaccatttttatcatttaagttTAGAAAACATAGTGATTTACattttgatgttaacaacatcAATTAATGTAGTATTGATGGTTAATGTagtatagtattaataataaggTTAAATAATCAAAGTTTAGTTAGAAATATCTGGTAAAGGTGAAATACCTTTCAGAAAATTTCAATCAAAACGTAAATAACTAAACCACAGAATTTTATGTAAATCTGTAATTTCACACCATGATTTCAACTTAGCATAGGTCAATTTCGAGTCCGTAAATGACTCCCTACTTTGAAATGTTTGAGTTTAATACGGCATTAACATACTACAACTAATAAGTCCTAAGTTCACTTAATTGTGAGATCTGCTCCACCAATGACCAGCCAACGTTTGAGTTCTATCTATAAGTTTGTCTTCTCCTTGAATTAGTTGTGTATTCCGGAAGCAGAAAATACTAAACAGATAAAACAGAAGTCTCGGATTCCAGAGCGCAATCGGATGGAAACTTTGAGTATATTTGCTGCTGAAATAGTTTAATCTGCATTCAAGAATTGATGTTTTACACGATCATTTGGTCACGTTTCGGGAGACTCTTCATTTACTTGTGTCACATGCGAGTCATCACCGGTACGGTAGATAAGAAATTGATTAGAGAATGGGGAAAAGTATGTGCTACTTAGAGAATCATAGATGCCAACTGTTGTGCAAGgacttttagatattttaacattGCTTGCATGGTATAGGCATTAATCGAAAATTTTCGTCTGGTGACAAGCTTAGATATCGAGACTATGTTCTGAATTAATAATGAATGGAAATGTATCATTAGGAAATGTTTACAGCTTCCAGTGCTCTGTCTTTTTGCAGTGCTGtagaagatttaaatttttagttacctTCAGCAAGACGAACGAGTGGCcttacatatacagtataatactTGAAATAGATGTTCTCGTGATTCTGCATTGTATAagaacagaaataaatttcaattgaaaTCTGCATTCATATATGAAGTCACATATGTACAGCAAATGAGAGGTTTAAAGGTACTAATAGCAGATAATGGGAATATAACTTTTACGGAAGGATATTTTACCTTATGGTAAAAGATCACACGCATTTTGGAGTACTATATGTAGTGAATGGAATTGATCAATAATACTTTATAGGAGCAATAAATGGACCATGTGCTCTTAGTTGTGGAATAATAGGAAACTTGCTCAAGATTTGTGATGCAATAGAGGCGATCGGAATTTTAATTCTTGACAAATTAGATCACGTAATACCGAAAAAATGCTCTCTgagatcaaataatgaaaaaaacaaaatgtcatgGCCAATAAAAGGTATTCCAGATAACCACGATTTATTGTGGATTTCCATACTAGAGCGTGCTTATTCGGTAATAATAGActgttataataactatattgtaatgttttgtacaaatataaaatattttacgtaattgaggtaaaaatgtattatcgAATTCTACAGTCACCTGCTGCACTGCGAAGAACAGGAGGGCGCCCATCAGCACTTTAATGAAGATGACAATCAGGGCCAGGATCATCCAAACATCGAAGgctgaaaaacacatttttcatgaaaaaattaaataactaaaaataaaagatttatcaGCTAAAAAGATAAATTGATTCAAAAACTTCCTAAAACGGCCAGTGAAACAATACTCAGCGTTTTTTGTGCAAAAATCAATCATCTCTCCAGCCTCTAAGTTAATCTGTTTGTTTTGCGAGTTGGCACttagtacatttattattacttaattaaatccATATCAAAGAAACCggtgtaattttattatgtttgtacatAGCCTATATAAAAATACTCTGGATAATTGATTAGTTCTTAAGTTTAGTAAGGGTGAAAATATTActcgttaaaaatatattggagCTAATTACTATTCGAATCAAAGAAAATAACTTATCCATCCAcctttgttaatgttttaatgaattttaacatatatcatttcaatattaaaaaaagttcgCCCACGTAACTTTGTTATTACATTCATAAAGATGTGAATAGCACTATTGCGTCGTGGTTGAATGTATCTTTTAATAAAGTCACTCAGTATGTAGGGTAAGTTAACCaaattgtttattactattttgtgTACAATTGAATAAGTAGGCTACACCACAATAATCGACACAACAACATGTTTTTTTATGAGAAAGCTTGGTGTTTTTGCTCATCGCCTAAAGGATTAAGATTTCTGTTGCAGATCCTAAGCTTGGAACATTGAAACTTACATCTCTGAACCACCTGGTTCTGCAAACACCACAATAATGAACGTTAATCTAACTCTGAAATAGTCTAAGCACCCGTTTTATGAGAGGTCTTCTGGCCTCTATTTTGACACCTCTACTTCTCTTATTTTGAGCCTTTTAGGCTCTGAGCACGTGGTAAGTACCGGCCTTCACAAGTCTCCGACATCAAGCAGTCTTTGGTCTTTGGCCCCGGTCTCTGGTAAGCATCGCCTATAGCATGATCCGGCCTCTGTTACCTCTTGATTTCTGGGGGCTGTCAGCCTCTAGATCCTCTTACTCCGTAGCAATTACCGGCCTTCAAAAGCCCTCAACCTCTACTAGGACTCGGCCTATAGCATGATCCGGCCTCTGTTACCTCTTGATTTCTGGGGGCTGTCAGCCTCTAGATCCTCTCACTCCGTAGCAATTACCGGCCTTCAAAGGCCCTCAACCTCTACTAGGACTCGGCCTATAGCATGATCCGGCCTCTGTTACCTCTTGATTTCTGGAGGCTGTCAGCCTCTAGATCCTCTCACTCCGTAGCAATTACCGGCCTTCAAAAGCCCTCAACCTCTACTAGGACTCGGCCTATAGCATGATCCGGCCTCTGTTACCTCTTGATTTCTGGGGGCTGTCAGCCTCAAGATCCTCTCACTCCGTAGCAATTACCGGCCTTCAAAAGCCCTCAACCTCTACTAGGACTCGGCCTATAGCATGATCCGGCCTCTGTTACCTCTTGATTTCTGGGGGCTGTCAGCCTCTAGATCCTCTCACTCCGTAGCAATTACCGGCCTTCAAAAGTCCTCAACCTCTACTAGGACTCGGCCTATAGCATGATCCGGCCTCTGTTACCTCTTGATTTCTGGGGGCTGTCAGCCTCTAGATCCTCTCACTCCGTAGCAATTAACAGCCTTCAAAAGCCCTCAACCTCTACTAGGACTCGGCCTATAGCATGGTCCGGCCTCTGTCACCTCTTGATTTCTGGGGGCTGTCAGCCTCTAGAGCCTCTCACTCCGTGGCAATTACCGGCCATCAAAAGCCCCCGGCCTCTACTAGACCTCGGCCTATAGCATGATCCGGCCTCTGTCACCTCTTGATCTCTGGGGGCTGTCAGCCTCTTGAACCTCTCTCTCCGTGGCAATTACTGGCCTTCAAAAAACGGTCCGTAGAAGAAACGGTTTATATCCAACTACACGCGTACGTGGTGTCTAgcataatgttattattaattggaTTAGAAATCTACCTAAACAGCTGAGTAGGCCCTATCATATGGTTACAGATTTAGTGCGAGAAACTTTGGCTATATTAAATGCACAAATCTTACCTGTATCTTTGTCAGTGCTGCTAAGCTCCCTCTTGTTGTATAAGACAATGTATACAATAAATAGAATTATGTATACTATCTGAAAGcaaaaaccataattaattaatcaaacaatttagttttacaaGAGATTACATTATCTGTAACATTaacctttatttattaaaacattaggttgtaactgaaattttaaagtatacttGAATATTTGACTGAATGTAGAGGACCTCATAATAGACTTATCTCTAGGGCCAAATCCTGCCACGGTAACCGCACAACCACTTATCCTGGTCAAGATTTGActacaatgttttgaaaaaaatctgtatGTGGTTTGCAGCTTGTGCTCAAGGTCTGTGCGTTAGACGCCTGATGAGCCTAAGGCGTGTTCGAGGCGGGGGTAAGGGGATACTGCTGTTCGGGCAGCTAAGATTAGTCAGTGTTAGTCAACGTCTATCTGAGGCAACGATCTAAGTTTAAAATGTAGACgatattttttgtttgaggtAACCAATCCTTACATTTCTACTGAGTTTGTACAAATGAGTGTTAGAATAAAAGTGTGGTTAAAAAATATTCGATGTTCTGAACTCTGTAAGATACATTACTGAGGTGTCGCAAATAATTTTTCCTCTTTTGGACggttgagaaaaatatttaaaatattctctgGGAAATGTAAATACATTATACGAAAGCCGTTTTTCATGAATTTGCTGGGagataactaaaaattttaaacagtacgCCCTATTTTGTAATACCACTAATTAAAGGATTTGGTAAGACAAAACCAACGATAACAAGACAACAAattcaaggacgtagccagcgggggtccaaggggtccggacccccaaaattttcaatttttaagtgATTATCGTTTTtagtaaacgtttattattatttaaataattcagtattactgacatgtactggtgaaagatcgttctcaacaaagaaacgagccaagaaccttttaaggaacaaaacggGATCTTACCCTCTGTtcactacggaaaaatatcagttgtctgaaccCTCTCCTCAAAAAGTTTTCCTGTCTACGGTCTTGAACTAATTTCTCTCCATCTAAAATGGATACAGTTTCAAATGAATGTAAAATCCCAACTTCATTTTGGCACTATGATGAATGGGGTCTACTAAGAACCTATAATTTCTTCTATTCGTCttcttttataaaaacctttaaaatgagggatTATAAAAAGAGGTTAATGTCAAATCTGTTATCTACCCCTACAAACGACCACATTTGGGAGAGAAGTAAATGTACTTGATGTATTTGAAAAGTCTGCTTgaattgtgtaaacatttacgGTCAAACTAACACTTTGTATTTATGATTTAGCCCCTTTTACCCTTCTATCTGTTCCCCACAAATAAGAGGGCGACTGCTCaatcgatttatttcttaggaaaaattccTCTTCTAATTTACAAAAGTAGATTGTGCTCTTATACAATTCAGCTGGCTTGCGCCTATTGGCTGCACAGTACGCCTATAACCATGGTCGTCATCGTGCAAGCAAATGTGTAGCAACCACAAGGTCAACTCATTTTCGTGGTCAATCATTCTATATCGAAATAAACATAGAGTAGTAAACTGTTGACAATTATCGTACTAACGTGCGTGTGCTTTGCTATCTTTACGAGTGATTGCAAATAAGTTACGGCCACGAACTCGCATCCatagagtaatattttatacaacctCCGCTCGAGTGAAAGCCAGTCTGAGAACGTGTGCTGTATGCTAGCCTACTTTGTCGCAAGCTGACGGTGGTTTTCTAAGGGGGTTCTTTCTACACCAATGGGATTTTAATCGAGAACACTAAACGTCCAAAGCcacttacaaaaatgtattgaattcCCCGAGAATCGAACTCGTGACCTCTCGTTTAGAGAGCTACAACCTTACCCCCACGCTACGGCGAAGATCTTAGCTACCGCGTAGGCCCTTACtgtcaataaatattcaaaagttagtGCTCGGGGAAGATAGTCTACAATTTAAATACTgggaatacattatttaaatctcTTTAATTGAAATTAGTCATAATAGAGATTTCAAATTGTTTACGAATTTTACAGTAAGTGAAACAAATATACCAAGACCACATGCTACTTGAAGTTTGTGAACAATACTAATTTTCCAGAAGAAAAATTGAAGCCAAGAATCCTTTTAGCTCAAATTAATCATGTGccaataatattgatattgtgtACATTGTAAGTAGGCTATTCCACTAACCAAGGTAAACAGGGAGATGAAGAAAGATCCTCTGCGGACGGGCCAAAAACCCAGGAAGGAGCTGAACTGCACCATCTGTgaacaaattattaacaataagtataaaaaaattagtggTGGACCATTATTAGTTGTGTACAAAGTGCGGTAGTCAATACGTTTATTCCATTTCAACCATTCTGTTGTGAACTTGTATTCTGGACTGTACAGTATATCTAATCAGGTGGTTTATCGCaataaaaatcagttattttaaaactaggcCGCACACAAGAGCTAGTAATTACCTTTCGTACAATATCAGTCGTGGTTCTATCTCGACGATAACGACATAAGCCCTTTCCTGCGGTGTAGTGGTAGTGCAGTTATTCTTGAGGATAACAGGAGGTATTGTCCTTATCGCCCTTATCATTGTAGCGAGGATACGGAAAAGCTACAAGCCGTAATTAAGAGTTTTAACGTGAAATGAAGTACACTTCCTGCGTTTAAATTGGCTACGTTACACATGTGGATATATGAGACTAGACAAGCGAGATGGTAATAAATACGACACAATAAGGATGAGTAGGACGACcttatcataaaaattacaacCATAAAAGATATACGAGAGCTAATTAAATTGGAGTTATTATCGGCAACTATTACTAGTTATTAGCTATAAGGAACAAAAAGACCACTTTAGTTTATACGTTGCAGATGCAcaccattgaaaaaaaaaaacattggaaagGAATGAAAAGTTTACTGAAGTATttgatatattacagtttttgttgatttaaaattcCTACTAAGGTATCATCATACAATTTCCATTATACAAGCACGTAGTCTATTTTTCCGTGAAATCGATTGATATGAGTAATTTCCTCTAGGTAAGAAATTGATCATCAGCCATACTAGTTTTGATAAGGATTGAAATGGGAGGGTGTCAGAAGGGTCATAAGTACCACATAAATtgatcttttcatattttttacacaattagaactaacaatttgtttaatgtttgttattgaagatggaggagttaaaaggataacaggatttctgacatttgccatcgttagaGGTTATAACACAACGTTATGTAATAGCTTTTATAAtctataacgatggaaaatgtccgaaatcctgttatacttaaaactaaatgTCGTTACagctgtaataattattatttaagagtcAGCCAACGATTTGAATAGCCTGAAACTTGCCAAATCAAATAGTGGATCTTCATTTCACTGGCTGACGTGTCTTTAACTCTCGCTTACATGTCTGACTGTTCCGtgtgttaatttacaaaatacgatattaaaatatattgtttgataataTTGACCCTTTTGATATGCTTCGAAATAAGTGAGATTGGAGATCAAATTTCTTATTCACGCGAAtgtttttaaggagaggccgatccccttttaagcctgcCCGCCCTCagggtcactggcctgtgcgaggatcttatctaaCAGATATAAGGAGGAGAGTCAGTCCCGTACAAGGGCGATAGTGCTGATAAAATGTGCCGCGTTCGCAGAAAagatttctctatcgatttcacgtACACTTAGATTATGTGTACATTTAGAATGTAAAACTCACTCACGGTGCACAACTGTAGTAACTAAGGATACACTACTCACCTTAGCGTGGTCTGTGAAGGCGTGCCACACAGCCGTGTGCCAGTGCCACTCGTCTATACACACTAAGGTTGAACATTCCGTTATCTACGGTGACTTCAGTGGGCTGGCCTTTATCGCGCcgttcattatttatttagttactgGGTAATGAGCACTCCCAGTCCCCGACATTGTCGTTAACTCTGGACTGGGACGCTCCTGCTCCATGTTCTCTTTACAGTTACGTAACCTGAATAATGGCGTAGAGGGGAGCTAGGGTTGCGGACAGCTTGAATTTTGTGGATTTTCACAAAGCAAAATATAGTGTTGTATTGTATTCAAACAATAACTTTCATCATGGGAATATATATTCAAAAGTAGAAATTATATTCTCTGCAGCTACGTAATTACGTGAAACTCCATAAACGatggttataattattaaattaggttttatggatGTTTTAGCTCAAAGATTTTAGAGTTATGGCACTATATGGTTTGTAGTTGGATTTTCCGAGAGCGATAAGGATCCATCTACATTTTCGGTTTTAAGAACTTATATTTCCGCTTTATTGTAAATAATCGTCTCTAGACTCTTTggataatttaatactttttttaacctACCGACTTCCAGTTCCTTTCGGTAAAACAATTAGAAGGAGGTTAACATAAGTTACCCTATTAGGTTACTTGGTGTTGGTTTGAAAACCGGTTTCAGTTTTGTTGCTAATGTAAAtagtaatagaaaataataggGACAATAGGATTCGAAGGATTAACATATTATCTAAACCGAGAAGGTAGGATAACCGTGATTAAAAAATGCGAACCAATCTGGTCAGAATTCATTTTCCAAAACCTTAATTAGACTAATTACAATTCAATGAAAGGTGTTTTGTGCAACTGGTAGTACAAAATGAGAGTACTTGAATAAACCATAAACCACACGGTTAAAGTAGGTACTAATTCTCTACATTCGAATAGCCTACTTGGTACTTTTCATATAGAGGCATTGCTATTATCTTGAGGGCATTATTTTAGAAGGAGTTTTCTTACCTAGAACCTAAAAAAacgatattattataaataacagactttatttgactaactgtgaaaattacatgtcattatgacgatcggttcttgttttatGCCTCCCAAAAATAAGCGACGTCGGCGAGAAGGAGACCACTCTGTCCccatctactatttgttattaggctatataaataaGTAGGCCTATAAATTAGGTTATactaaatatgttactagtagtaacaAAGTTAAAGAAAACATTCACGAGGGCTCATGTGACCTGAGcgtaaaattgttatatttataatgcgTGCTTATGtgtttacctacttatatagcctaataacaaatggTAGATCGGGACAGAGTGGCTTTCTCGCAAACATCTCTTGCTTTTAGGAAGCAGAAAACaagaaataatcataataatgacatgtaatttttaagtaagtaaaataaagtctgtTATTTCTATTAATGTAGGTTTTAGGTTCCcggtaagaaaaaaaaacaatcttccaAATATATGGCTTCCA
This Homalodisca vitripennis isolate AUS2020 chromosome 3, UT_GWSS_2.1, whole genome shotgun sequence DNA region includes the following protein-coding sequences:
- the LOC124356830 gene encoding uncharacterized protein LOC124356830 encodes the protein MVQFSSFLGFWPVRRGSFFISLFTLIVYIILFIVYIVLYNKRELSSTDKDTAFDVWMILALIVIFIKVLMGALLFFAVQQEIPGLLMLWSFAFFVTSVVGVIFDIAVIILWSFWMIIPIIIAALYIYFVLITFSYYKELSGTSFNT